A portion of the Edaphobacter lichenicola genome contains these proteins:
- a CDS encoding capsule assembly Wzi family protein yields the protein MRATPNSKKLLIGMVFGLSLLPAGLCLAQDATETNSANHSYAALGVSHLQQSSPFILQADAVPSTLIKPPLLNGTLNATLMDAGNLSSIYGDHDALYISHASAQSGFPYGPTRRQLTEIIDPDKLGSTDVPMDSWIYPALERLADMGYIPTQNVLIRPWARKECLRQLLEAENEVNRYNGNKAMDQQAELLISDLHRELADPVDSNSVVLESAYNRDGAIIGPAIADSYHFGQTWWNDFGRPLGRGTSVIAGLSGRATYKRYFIYAREELQHDPGTLARSDDQAQFIASLDGLPNDYPASLATSAYERVRPIELYAGVAFGGNALSFGKQELYWGPTLIGPLSFSSNAEPTYNLQFVATRPHLLPLLPNLGTYRFDFVFGKLSGHQSPNRPYYNGTKIDFTFGQYLEMGFTRWSILWGVGHPMTLGSLKRNLFSFNSTGSSVYGTRNDPGDRKSGFDFLLHVPGLRKYVTLYADSYADDEPSPIDAPRRVVWSPGIYFPRLPLLSHMDLRVEAASSNELSHDEGGDRFFINNQYHDANLNKGFLLGNAVGRDGRAIEGRSGYWFSARTRVEAGYRQNKISAIYLPGGGTINDGFVNASFSWSRNWSAQLFTQYERFIIPSYMNGDQHNESGWLQLTWTPNLKLTH from the coding sequence ATGAGAGCAACCCCGAACTCAAAAAAACTACTGATCGGTATGGTCTTTGGGTTGTCCCTATTGCCGGCAGGGCTTTGTTTAGCTCAGGATGCGACAGAGACTAATTCTGCGAATCATTCATACGCCGCTCTCGGAGTTTCACACCTTCAGCAATCTTCGCCGTTCATTCTTCAGGCTGATGCGGTCCCTTCGACTCTGATCAAGCCACCGCTCCTGAACGGAACCTTGAACGCGACTTTGATGGACGCTGGAAATCTGTCGTCGATCTATGGCGATCATGACGCGTTATATATCTCCCACGCATCGGCCCAGTCCGGCTTCCCTTATGGTCCTACCCGGCGGCAGCTGACAGAAATTATTGATCCGGACAAGCTTGGGTCCACCGATGTGCCAATGGATAGCTGGATCTATCCAGCTTTGGAAAGACTTGCCGACATGGGGTATATCCCCACTCAAAACGTCTTAATCCGCCCTTGGGCGCGCAAAGAATGTCTACGCCAACTCCTTGAAGCAGAGAACGAGGTCAATCGCTACAACGGAAACAAAGCTATGGATCAACAGGCAGAGCTGCTTATCTCTGATCTGCATCGGGAACTCGCAGACCCTGTAGACAGCAATTCGGTTGTCTTGGAATCTGCCTATAACCGCGACGGTGCCATCATAGGACCGGCGATCGCCGACAGTTATCACTTCGGCCAGACCTGGTGGAATGATTTTGGCAGGCCGCTTGGGCGGGGCACAAGCGTGATCGCTGGGCTCTCCGGACGCGCTACCTACAAGCGATACTTCATCTATGCTCGCGAAGAGTTGCAGCACGATCCGGGCACTCTGGCTCGATCCGACGACCAGGCCCAATTCATCGCCTCTCTGGATGGATTGCCCAACGACTATCCTGCGTCTCTGGCAACCTCCGCCTACGAGCGTGTCAGGCCGATTGAGTTATATGCAGGCGTAGCCTTCGGCGGCAACGCTCTATCCTTTGGAAAACAGGAACTCTACTGGGGACCGACGCTGATTGGCCCTCTCTCGTTCTCAAGCAACGCAGAGCCCACCTATAACTTACAGTTTGTCGCTACACGCCCGCATCTATTGCCGCTTCTTCCAAACCTGGGGACCTACCGGTTCGATTTTGTCTTCGGCAAACTCTCCGGCCACCAATCACCGAATCGACCCTACTACAACGGTACGAAGATAGACTTCACCTTCGGACAGTATCTTGAAATGGGTTTTACCCGCTGGTCGATTTTATGGGGTGTCGGTCATCCAATGACGCTGGGAAGCCTGAAGAGAAACCTCTTTAGTTTCAACTCTACCGGCTCGAGCGTCTATGGAACGCGTAACGACCCAGGCGATCGAAAGAGCGGCTTCGATTTTCTCCTCCACGTTCCCGGTCTACGGAAGTACGTCACACTCTATGCTGACTCCTACGCCGATGACGAGCCTAGTCCCATTGATGCTCCTCGTCGCGTCGTCTGGAGTCCTGGCATCTACTTTCCCCGACTCCCTCTCCTGTCGCACATGGATCTCCGGGTTGAGGCCGCCAGTTCCAACGAACTAAGCCACGATGAGGGGGGGGATCGCTTTTTCATCAACAATCAGTATCACGATGCAAACCTGAATAAGGGCTTTTTGTTAGGAAATGCAGTAGGTCGCGACGGCAGGGCCATCGAAGGCAGGAGCGGATACTGGTTCTCCGCCCGGACTCGAGTCGAAGCTGGGTATCGGCAAAACAAGATCAGCGCTATCTATCTCCCTGGCGGGGGCACCATAAACGACGGTTTCGTCAATGCCTCTTTCTCGTGGAGTCGCAACTGGTCAGCCCAGCTATTCACCCAATACGAACGCTTCATCATTCCCTCTTACATGAACGGAGACCAGCACAACGAAAGTGGCTGGCTTCAACTTACCTGGACCCCGAATCTGAAGCTCACGCACTAG